Proteins from a genomic interval of Flammeovirgaceae bacterium SG7u.111:
- a CDS encoding phosphatase PAP2 family protein, with the protein MYSKQYSPHPKFQKFHQLQYLVAFLFLMPLILTLPKGTISIAVNSSYNIFSDLFFKYITNLGHGVVFGVAVLILLFYKYSYSLIMLLAGLMHGLIVHYCKNYVFSEMARPTAFFSNPDVLHFVDGVAVHATRSFPSGHTATAFAFAFLLPMMLPKKRLSFILFTFAVLTAYSRIYLLQHFFIDTYFGALIGIGTSWAIWQFFEKTPAIKNSRALNSSLTKDFDLDKKLPILFWKNQ; encoded by the coding sequence ATGTACTCAAAGCAATACTCTCCACATCCCAAATTTCAAAAATTTCACCAATTACAATATTTGGTGGCTTTTCTCTTTCTCATGCCGCTTATTCTGACCTTACCCAAAGGTACCATTAGTATAGCTGTAAATTCTTCCTATAACATTTTTTCTGATTTATTTTTCAAATACATCACCAACTTGGGGCACGGAGTTGTGTTCGGAGTTGCTGTGCTAATCTTACTTTTTTACAAATATTCTTACTCTCTAATTATGCTTCTTGCAGGGTTAATGCACGGGCTTATTGTTCACTATTGTAAAAACTATGTCTTCAGTGAAATGGCTCGCCCCACGGCTTTTTTTAGCAACCCAGATGTTTTGCATTTTGTAGATGGAGTTGCCGTCCATGCTACCCGCTCTTTTCCTTCAGGCCATACTGCTACTGCTTTTGCTTTTGCATTTCTGCTTCCTATGATGCTTCCTAAAAAAAGGCTTTCTTTCATTCTATTTACCTTCGCTGTTCTGACTGCATATTCTAGAATCTACTTACTCCAACATTTCTTTATTGATACCTATTTTGGAGCACTAATCGGCATAGGTACTTCATGGGCTATTTGGCAGTTTTTTGAAAAAACTCCTGCAATCAAAAATAGCAGAGCCCTCAACTCTTCTTTAACCAAAGATTTTGATCTAGACAAAAAGCTGCCGATCCTATTTTGGAAAAATCAGTAA
- a CDS encoding fructosamine kinase family protein yields MFEFSKQEFYEKALSQVFEEEIAVLGEKNLSGGCVNNATKLKTTKGVYCIKWNQSQPKEMFAAEQEGLFLMIKANAIKIPKPIGVGEVNQIAFLVLEYIESSVRSSSYWEDLGKQLAQMHRSKNEQYGLSINNFIGSLPQTNTFKSNWIDFFVENRLEPQFRLAIESGVISKTYLKKLDALAAKLPNLLVQEHPSLVHGDLWNGNLMVGEKGEPCLIDPATYFGHREVDLAMTKLFGGFSHMFYQAYQETYPTEKGLEERLDIYNLYPLLVHVNLFGVGYMSGVDSILRKYT; encoded by the coding sequence CAGGTTTTTGAAGAAGAAATAGCTGTGCTAGGTGAGAAAAACTTGTCTGGAGGGTGTGTCAACAATGCAACGAAGCTAAAGACAACTAAGGGTGTCTATTGCATCAAATGGAACCAATCGCAGCCAAAAGAGATGTTTGCAGCTGAGCAAGAAGGGCTTTTTTTAATGATAAAAGCAAATGCGATAAAGATACCTAAACCAATAGGGGTTGGTGAAGTAAATCAAATTGCATTTTTAGTGTTGGAATACATTGAATCAAGCGTTCGTTCGTCTAGCTATTGGGAAGATTTGGGAAAGCAACTAGCTCAGATGCATAGGAGTAAAAATGAGCAGTATGGGTTAAGTATAAATAATTTTATAGGCTCTCTTCCACAGACAAATACCTTTAAAAGTAACTGGATTGATTTTTTTGTTGAAAACAGACTTGAGCCTCAGTTTAGGCTGGCAATTGAAAGCGGTGTTATCTCAAAAACATATTTGAAAAAGCTTGATGCCTTAGCTGCCAAGCTGCCTAATTTGCTTGTCCAAGAGCATCCGTCATTGGTTCATGGTGATTTGTGGAATGGGAACTTGATGGTAGGGGAAAAGGGAGAGCCTTGCTTGATAGATCCAGCAACGTACTTTGGGCATAGAGAAGTCGATTTGGCCATGACAAAACTGTTTGGAGGATTCTCCCACATGTTCTATCAGGCTTATCAAGAAACTTACCCTACGGAAAAAGGACTTGAAGAACGCTTAGATATTTACAATCTCTACCCCTTACTCGTTCATGTAAACCTTTTTGGAGTAGGATATATGTCAGGAGTAGATAGCATATTGAGAAAATATACCTAA